The Chryseobacterium sp. JV274 sequence CCAGAGATGAGCAGGACAATGCAAAGTAGTTTTTTCATTTGGGATATTGATTTCTAATTAATATGACAACTCAGAAAAGTGTTTTTTACATTTCGGGAACGCATTATTTCCCAATTTCCTTTTCAATTTTTAAAAGCATTTCTTTCGCATTATCATTATTGGGATTTAGTTCCAATGTTTTGTGATAATTCTTTTTCGATTCAGTGTAATCTTTTCTTATATAATAAATTTCTCCACGTGTATCATATACATTAAAGGAATTCGGGAATTCTGAGACTGCATAATCAATGACCTTCAATGCAGAATCTGTCTTGTTTTCACCTAAAAATTTATAGACTAATTTGTTCAGCTCATTTTCAAAACCGTTGAAATTGTAGGAGTCAAACTTATTCTTTTTAATATCTTTTAAATAAAGAATTCCTTCCTCTACCGAGGATGCTTTTATTTTTTTATGCACTTCATAGATGACCAAAGGCTTAGGTAAATTCACTTTGTCATTATAAAGAACCCCGAAAATATCATCAATAACCGCTTCCAATTGTCCACCCCTTTTCCCTGCTCTGGTATTATCCAGCAACACAACATATATTCTATCCTCCGGGATTCTGGCTATATTACAGGAAAACCCATTGATTCCGCCACTATGAGCCATTACTGTAATATCTTTCCCTGAACCTAAAAAATTCTGATGTTTCTCAATATTCAAGCCATAAGCATAATTACCAGTGTGGGGTGTGAAATAAATTTTTTTGTTCTCTTCATTTAATAAAATATTGGTGTACAAAGCATCATCCCATTTCTTCATATCATTCGCTGTACTGTACATTCCGCCGGCAGAAAACACAGCAGTTTTCATATTGATGTAATCTGTTTTTTGGTAGCCATCGTAATCAAAATCATAACCTTGAGCGTAATTTGAAATGATTTCTTTCGGGTTTTCAATGCCTGTGTTTTTCATTCCAATCACATCAAATATTCTTTCCTTGAGAACTTCTTCATAAGGCTTTCCTGTAATTTCTTCGATAATCAAACCGAGTAAATAATAGCCTGTGTTACAATAGTTCTGTTTAGTTCCTGGCTCGAATCCCAGATTATCTTTGAAATATTTGACCGCAAAGTCT is a genomic window containing:
- a CDS encoding serine hydrolase domain-containing protein, with translation MKLILFVCSLLLSISGFCQQNIRKSEQGKVGKINLILEKYHQFDLFNGSALVAQNSKIILKKNYGKADMSWNIAAASDTKFRIGSITKQFTGMLIMQLKQEGKINLDDKISQYLPWYNKSVGDRITIQHLLTHTSGLPNYTDFPDFKTKMVFENLSNKDFAVKYFKDNLGFEPGTKQNYCNTGYYLLGLIIEEITGKPYEEVLKERIFDVIGMKNTGIENPKEIISNYAQGYDFDYDGYQKTDYINMKTAVFSAGGMYSTANDMKKWDDALYTNILLNEENKKIYFTPHTGNYAYGLNIEKHQNFLGSGKDITVMAHSGGINGFSCNIARIPEDRIYVVLLDNTRAGKRGGQLEAVIDDIFGVLYNDKVNLPKPLVIYEVHKKIKASSVEEGILYLKDIKKNKFDSYNFNGFENELNKLVYKFLGENKTDSALKVIDYAVSEFPNSFNVYDTRGEIYYIRKDYTESKKNYHKTLELNPNNDNAKEMLLKIEKEIGK